The region CTGTTTTTTAAGGCCTAACACAATATTTGACTTATTATGGCAAGAGCTTATTAAGTAATCATTGAATAATTGAATCACAATTGTTTACCTGCCAATCGGCTGAGATACTTTTGGTGAGGCAGGAGGTGGCGTGACAGGACCTTGGTTAACTATAGAGAACAAAGCTGCAAACGTCAGATGTGTGGAAGGATGTGATCTTCTTGAAAGGCGCCATGCCCCGTGGGGACCCGGGGTGGCCGTGGCTGGGCTGTGCAGTGAGAGTGGCAGCAGCTCCGTCCCTCTCTGCTGGACAGAACAGCAGCAGCCCCGCAGGGCCCTGTGATTGTGACAGCGACAATTCATAAAGAGACTCCTGGTGGTTAAATTCTTGTCAAGACCTGGCTGAATGTGGATCCCTCCTACTCTGGCCTACCAGCTCATTCTTCTTCCACACTCAAACCTGAGCAATCTGGACTTGAGAAATCAAGGAAATCTTTACGACTAAATATCTGAGTCAGTCTCTGTAGCAGCGTCTCATGGGTACGTTTTGACTATCTTCCTCTACACGTGGGTCTGTTTATGGGTCTCTACATATTTGTGTGCAGCCGTGTGTGTACAGGGCTGTGTGTACGTGGCTGTGTGTACAGTGTGTTGACTTTATGTGCCTATATACTTGAATCTTTGGCTGTGTGAGCCACATGTGCACACTGGTCCAAGGCTATATATGTGTGTTCTTGGGTGTGTGAGCATATGATATCTGTACAAGTGTTTCTGTGTGTGCAGATATGATTCTCTATCTCTCTGTGAATACATGCATGTGCTACGTGTGTTCATGTATGTACTATGTACACACGCATGTAtgaacatgtatgtatatgtatgcctgCATAATAGGTGAGGCAGGTGAAGCAGGTGATATAGGTGTCTATTGCACATAGACAGTTGGCCTTTTTTGCAAAAAAGTAAGCCAAACCTCAGATGGAGGTAAGTTGATGGAGCCATTTTATTGACAGATCTTTCAGCCATGGCCAGTGGTCTTTTCAGCAGAGAAAGCATTGTTTGGTTTCTCCTATTCCAGGACTTCTCCTAGCTGGAAGCATCAGAAGAGACGGAAAAGGCAGAGATGAGGAAGTCAAATGGGTCAGCAGTCAGGTAACCAGCAAACGGGTGGGCACAGTGGTTAGGATCCGTGAGATCTCCTGAGCTTACGGACGGCTGCGCTGGTGTCTCCCTCGGTGGCAATGAGGGCCTGCAAGTTGGCTTGGTGATTCCCGAACCCCATGGCGTGCAGAGATTCCATCTGCTTGCTGAAATGAATCTCAGGGGCttgcaggaggtgggaagggtcTCCAGCTCGGGACTGTAGACTCTGCAGGACCGTTCCAGACTTGTGGCAGGACTCGGGCCCTTTAGGCTCCTCCATATCTGGCACATCCCAGGCCCAGGGCACTGTGTCAGGGTAGCTGCAGCTGGGTGCAGGAAGCCAGCCCAGGCCCCATAGGTAGGGTGCAACCCAAGGTAGTAGAACAGGCTCCTCGGTGACCAACAGCTGCAGACCCTGCTCAATCTGCAGTATCGCTTGTGACGCTTTAGGGTTGGCTAGGGCTGTAAGCATATCAGAAAGCTGTGTCTGCTGCAGAAGGGCGGGCAGCTGCTGCCTCCACTGCTCACTCAGCTGGGGCACACTCATGCACAGCATCATCTGGGCGGCCAGGGAGGGGTTGTTCAACAGCACCTGCGTCATGCTTCCGGCGATCTGGGAGCCGGTCTGCTCATCCAGCAGCCGGAGGTCATCCTCTAATTTCTGATCAGAGCTATCTAGAGGGGTTGTGGCATCTCTGTCTTCTGCCTGGGGCTGCTGGGTGAGCTCTATGCTGGGTAAGGCTGGTGCCCCAGTTAGCTGCTCAATGTCACAAGTATGACTCCAGCCGCTGGTGGAGCTGGCGGCAGTATTGGCCCTGGAAGTCTGGTTTGCCTTGCTAGGGGTAGCACTGGCTGAGGCGGTTGAAGATAAATCACGAGAGCTGGCATAGATGACTCGGGCTGTAGGGAGCTGTGGGAGCTGTTCCTGCCACTCCTGCGGTGGTGGTAGAGATGGGGGTGAGGACTGGACCGGCTCTGGCACTTGTCCTCCCAGGAGAGCTGTGAAAAGGTTGCCCCCAAATGGATCGTGTGAGCTACTGAGCATTTGGTCATTGAAATCAGCGGAGTTCTGACTCAGGGCCTTGTCTTCACCTCGGGTGGTCTCTGAGCCCACATGTGACTGTGGGTCCGATGGATGTTCAAGATTCTGTGCAGGTTGCTGGATCTGCAATATCTCCTGAATCATGGCAAGATTCCTGGCCAGCTCCAGAGTCTGCCATAGGACATCAGAATCGTCAAAGATGTGTGAGACCTCTGGGTTCTGCTGCATCAACTGTTGCATGTCTGGGTGTTCTGAGATCAACCGTCTCATGAAGTCTGTGTTAGACAGAAGCTGCTGGATGCCAGGATTCTCCAGTATCTGTGCTATGCGCTCCAGACCGAGCACTcccaggccctgagtgtgcacccTGGGCACGCCAGGCTCTGCGGATACAGCTGATTCCACTGGACTGTGATTCACACCGGCAGGTTGGTGTACCCCACTGCTGTTTCCTTTGGTGTTTTTGTCCTGGTGGCAGGGCTCATCAGTCGACGGTTTCCGTGAGGAATGGGCTAGGGATCTGGAGCTGTGTTTGGACTTGATGACCAAGTGGATGGTGTGGCCATCCAGGATGCCCCTCTGGCTCAGTGTGTCATGGTCTTTGAGAAGGCGGCCCATGAAGACCAGCACGAGTTGGTCCACTTGGCATTTAAAGTGAGCCGATAGCTTCTCCTTGAACTGCCTCACCGAGGTGTCATCAGTTATCATAAAGTCTTCCTGCTTGCCTGGTGTCTTCACTATCACTCGAGTGACACTCGAAGCGGTGTTCTTGCCTGCAGGCAGACATGAAGGACGCCCGCTCTGGGCCATCCTTGGTGTTCGAGAGATGACGTGCGGCATGGACCTTCGTGGCAGGTGGGGAGCAGGTGGAAGTAGGAGCAGGGGCAGAGGGGTGAGGGCAGACAAATACTTCTGCTGGCCTCCGTCTCTGGTGTTGTGTTCTTGGTCCACAGGCTGGTTTCCTTGTTGCCCCAAAAGGGATGAGTGACCAGGCTGAGGCCAGGTATTTTACGATGTTGTACCCCCACCCCAGTTCTCCAGATGTGGCCTAGCTGAGGTCTGGCGTGGCTACTGATTCATACTTGATAGAAGGTAGGCTAAGTGGTGATGGCCCCTCCCAGggtctcccctcccctgccccacccaccaaAAGCATACCCTCTTCAGAAAAGGGATATTATGATGTCAACTCAAGCTTTACAGTCTCTGCCTGAACTAGCTGGGGAAGGAGGTGTACTTTGGGAGTCTCGTCtccataacaaaataaaataagacagtTTTCCAGGAAACTGGGGACAAAGTTCTCAGGATggaactattaaaaataaataaataaaagaacagatTGTTTATGTGGGATGTATGTTTCTCTGTGGCGCTGTGTGTGGGTCCCTTGATATTAATTATGAAGAACTAACTGGACATAATCAATGTCTCCCAATCATGAGGGCTGATGGCCATTCTGGGGAGTGGCCCatctggaggagaaggaggacacACTTCTACCAATGCTGTGTCCTGCAGTCTGGGGGCCTGGAAGGTTTGTGGGGTTTGACAGGTTTTGGTTGTACCCAAGCCCCAGAGGGTCTTTTGGCTGGTGGTCTTGGCAGGCTGTGCTTCAGTGTCTGGAAGCTGAGGTCATAAATAACCAGGTAGCCACCACTGTAGACATAGAGCTTGTGATCTGAGGGGCAGTAATGGGTGCCCTGCAGCATTTCCAGCATCTTACCCAGCAGGATGCTGAGATGGTGCTCCTGCCCAGTGGTGGTATCAAAAGCATAGAAGATCTCCTCTTGGCGGGTGCTCAGTGAGCGTAAAGCATAGAGCGCCCCACAGGCCATGAAGGCTCCTGACACGGCTGGCTTGTATTGGCTGGTGCGCCAGGTTTTCTCCGCCTCGAGAGTGCTGGCATTGAGACGACTCACAACCAGGTTCCCCTTGGTCTCCTCAGCGGTGTAGAGCACTCACAGCCCCTTCTCATCTCCAGCAAAGTCCAAGTCCTTCCAGGGCACGCCAGCATAGGAGAAGCGGTTGTTGTAGGCGGCAGCGGGCAGTGGGCGCTGCAGCACTGGGGTGTTGGAGGAGAGGCCCGCCTTGGCCACGTCACCTGTGCCGTAGCGGTTCAAGTACATGATGTTCTCGTCCACAGCACTGTCACGATAGCCATCTTCCTCTCCTCATAGTTCTTCAGCAGCTCCAGGTCATCACAGGACTTGTGCGGCCGGTGGTAGTCAAAGACCCTAGACCAAGCCCCCCGCCAGCATCATCAGGGCAAccaaaagctatttaaaaatgagcaggcTGGTGTTCTGATTAATACTGAGGGCTTTGGAATCAAACAGTGATCTCTCTTTTATTTACAGTATTTTATGACAATAGATAATTGCAACAACAACCGAAAACAGTAACAGTAATAACATTAACACTGACCGCAACAAGGCCTAATGGGCACCGGGCATGCCTTACGTTGTTCGATGATAGTGAAAACACTGGAAGGTAGGTTTATTCCCACAGATGCAGAGACCGGGTCTCAGAAAGGTTACACAGTTTGCTGGAGGTCATAACTAAATTCTGTGAAAAGAATAACAAAAGGATCTATCTCCTTGATGGGCAGGACTGACCAAGATAATGCAAGCAAAACAACGAGCGTAAGGTATTCATTTCAGAATAAGCAATGAAAAAGTGAGctactatttttttcccttctttatgGACACTCTTCTGTGTCTAGACTCCACCACCTTCCACCTGCCCTTGAGACACAGGTGTCCTGTAGCAGGACAATGAATATAAGGAGATTTATATTCATGAGGTCACTTTGGAAAGTTCTTTACATTATTCCTGACTTATAAGTATTGTCTTTGCTTAACATTGGCCAGTAAGTCATGCCTTACCCACAGATTTTGAGAGGATTTAAAAAGTAATGCCATGTATTtatcaaacagaaacagactcaaaaacatagaaaacaaacttacggttaccaaaggggaaaagaggggaaggataaattgggagtcagaattagcagatacaaactgttatatataaaagagataaataacaaggtcctactgtatggcacaaggaactgtattcaatatcttgtaataccctataatgaaaaagaatatgaaaaagaagatatgtatgtatgtatagctgaatcactatgctgtgctaactgaaactaacatagcattgtaaatcaactgcacctcaataaaagataaataataaaacagttaccagtaaaaaaaaaaaaagcaacgaCATGTAAATGTGTTTCATATGCTACAAAATGTCTATAGAAATTAGGGAGCATTGTTGTCAGTGGCAATAATCTTCCTGAGATGAGCTTCCACTGCGGCTTTTCAGTGACTAGAGTCACCCTTCCTGCCCAGGATCTCCTTCCTGCCCAGCTGGGTCTTTATCACTCTCCGGTATGTACTGACTTTAAACACCCTGTCTGTGAGTTGTACCTACCTCCCTGGCCAGGCTGCCAATTCACTGAAGGGTTCATCTGTGTACTCATTGATCCATTTAGCAATTTTTTCATCTAACCAATATTTATCAGCACCTGCTATGTTGTCCACACATTTCTATGTAATCTCATGTgatattttcatatattgaatcagcctcattttacagataactaAGAATGGGTCTgagatgttcattcatttctCCAAGGACACTGAGCTTAAGTGGCAGGACTGAGACTCAAACTCGGATCTACTTGACTCCAAGTCTGAAACTTCATTAAGTTTATCCTCTAAACTTCTGAGAAGAAGTTAAGAGTCTAAGGGCCAGGAATGGAAGAGTTAGTT is a window of Vicugna pacos chromosome 10, VicPac4, whole genome shotgun sequence DNA encoding:
- the UBQLNL gene encoding ubiquilin-like protein, yielding MPHVISRTPRMAQSGRPSCLPAGKNTASSVTRVIVKTPGKQEDFMITDDTSVRQFKEKLSAHFKCQVDQLVLVFMGRLLKDHDTLSQRGILDGHTIHLVIKSKHSSRSLAHSSRKPSTDEPCHQDKNTKGNSSGVHQPAGVNHSPVESAVSAEPGVPRVHTQGLGVLGLERIAQILENPGIQQLLSNTDFMRRLISEHPDMQQLMQQNPEVSHIFDDSDVLWQTLELARNLAMIQEILQIQQPAQNLEHPSDPQSHVGSETTRGEDKALSQNSADFNDQMLSSSHDPFGGNLFTALLGGQVPEPVQSSPPSLPPPQEWQEQLPQLPTARVIYASSRDLSSTASASATPSKANQTSRANTAASSTSGWSHTCDIEQLTGAPALPSIELTQQPQAEDRDATTPLDSSDQKLEDDLRLLDEQTGSQIAGSMTQVLLNNPSLAAQMMLCMSVPQLSEQWRQQLPALLQQTQLSDMLTALANPKASQAILQIEQGLQLLVTEEPVLLPWVAPYLWGLGWLPAPSCSYPDTVPWAWDVPDMEEPKGPESCHKSGTVLQSLQSRAGDPSHLLQAPEIHFSKQMESLHAMGFGNHQANLQALIATEGDTSAAVRKLRRSHGS